From Achromobacter spanius, a single genomic window includes:
- a CDS encoding fimbria/pilus periplasmic chaperone, which yields MNPFNVVLAAGTLAGCIFAAAPATASVVIGSTRIIYEAGQAEVNVKLKNEGSQPALTQAWIDKGDAKAAPGSIQVPFIVTPPVTRIDQGKGQTLRLMHTGEPMVQDKESVFWLNVLEIPPKEKANQNLLQMAFRSRIKLFYRPAGLQGKAEEAPSQVSWRLVKSGNRNAIEATNPTPYHVTFIEVNVASNGKSAKFTDGDMLAPGEKKVLPLVGDVVQGANAEVTYRFLNDHGGAVKGTRSLSPA from the coding sequence ATGAACCCATTCAACGTAGTTCTTGCTGCCGGAACGCTGGCAGGTTGTATCTTCGCCGCCGCGCCGGCAACCGCATCCGTCGTCATTGGCAGCACTCGAATCATCTACGAAGCCGGGCAGGCGGAAGTCAACGTCAAGCTCAAGAACGAGGGCAGCCAGCCTGCCCTCACCCAAGCCTGGATCGACAAGGGCGATGCCAAGGCGGCGCCCGGATCCATCCAGGTCCCGTTCATCGTGACCCCGCCCGTCACCCGCATCGACCAAGGCAAGGGCCAGACCCTGCGCCTGATGCACACGGGCGAACCGATGGTCCAGGACAAGGAGTCCGTGTTCTGGCTCAACGTGCTGGAAATACCGCCCAAGGAAAAGGCCAACCAGAATCTCTTGCAGATGGCCTTCCGCTCGCGGATCAAACTGTTCTATCGGCCCGCCGGTCTCCAGGGCAAGGCCGAGGAAGCGCCCTCGCAGGTCAGCTGGCGCCTGGTCAAGTCCGGCAACCGCAACGCCATTGAAGCCACCAACCCGACGCCGTATCACGTCACCTTCATCGAAGTGAATGTGGCCAGCAACGGCAAGAGCGCCAAGTTCACCGACGGGGACATGCTGGCCCCCGGTGAAAAGAAGGTCCTTCCCCTGGTGGGAGACGTTGTCCAGGGCGCCAACGCCGAAGTGACGTACCGCTTCCTGAATGACCACGGCGGCGCCGTCAAAGGCACCCGCTCCCTCAGTCCCGCCTAG
- a CDS encoding fimbrial protein — MKLNTLIALTIGALASTSQLAFAADGTINFTGAVSANTCTIDGNGTGNKDFNVLMPTVGVDALTAAGKTAGTTPFTIRLTQCTPDTGMVHTLFEPGVNGNAATGNLTIGAGGATNVEVRLLNADETPINVTVADEAQNSKAVSLSSGEASLNYLAQYFALGQAGAGAVTATAKYTIIYQ, encoded by the coding sequence ATGAAACTCAACACCCTCATCGCCCTGACCATCGGCGCCCTCGCCTCCACGTCGCAACTGGCGTTTGCCGCCGACGGCACGATCAATTTCACCGGCGCGGTATCGGCCAACACCTGCACCATCGACGGCAACGGCACCGGCAACAAGGACTTCAACGTGCTCATGCCCACGGTCGGCGTCGACGCCCTGACCGCGGCGGGCAAAACGGCCGGCACCACGCCGTTCACCATCCGCCTGACGCAATGCACCCCGGATACCGGCATGGTCCATACCCTGTTCGAACCCGGCGTCAACGGCAATGCCGCAACCGGCAACCTGACGATCGGTGCGGGCGGAGCCACCAACGTTGAAGTCCGCCTCCTGAATGCCGACGAAACGCCCATCAACGTCACCGTGGCCGACGAAGCCCAAAACTCCAAGGCCGTGTCCCTGAGCAGCGGCGAAGCCTCGCTCAATTATCTGGCCCAGTACTTCGCGCTCGGCCAGGCTGGCGCCGGCGCCGTTACCGCCACCGCCAAATACACCATCATCTATCAATAA
- a CDS encoding DUF2214 family protein: MLADAMYAWFHYLAIFVLVVVLTAEAVLLRPDLTPAGVKRLIIYDRLYGVSAILVLVTGVLRLTLGAKGAVFYMSNPWFHAKISLFVVIALCSIPPTLTFLRWAKQRRQQPDFVPALPEIKRARRWVMIASHLFIFLPLFAVLMARGIGY; the protein is encoded by the coding sequence ATGCTGGCCGATGCAATGTATGCCTGGTTCCATTACCTGGCGATCTTCGTACTGGTGGTGGTCCTGACCGCCGAAGCCGTTCTGCTGCGGCCCGACCTGACGCCGGCCGGCGTCAAACGCCTGATCATCTACGACCGCCTCTACGGCGTGTCCGCGATCCTGGTGCTCGTCACCGGCGTGCTGCGGCTGACGCTGGGCGCCAAGGGCGCCGTGTTCTACATGAGCAATCCCTGGTTCCACGCCAAGATCTCGCTCTTCGTCGTCATCGCGCTCTGTTCCATCCCGCCCACGCTCACGTTCCTGCGCTGGGCAAAGCAACGTCGCCAGCAGCCCGACTTCGTCCCCGCCCTGCCCGAGATCAAACGCGCGCGCCGCTGGGTGATGATCGCCTCGCACCTGTTCATCTTCCTGCCGCTGTTCGCGGTGCTGATGGCGCGGGGCATCGGCTATTGA
- a CDS encoding NADP-dependent malic enzyme encodes MDETLTKLALDYHAYPTPGKISVTPTKTLANQDDLSLAYSPGVAAACMAIFDQGDDAASKYTSRGNLVGVITNGTAVLGLGNIGPLAAKPVMEGKGCLFKKFAGIDVFDIELAENDPDKLVDIIAALEPTLGGVNLEDIKAPECFYIEKKLRERMKIPVFHDDQHGTAIISSAAILNGLKVVNKDIGSVKLACSGAGAAAIACLDLLVHLGIKRENIFVVDSRGVIWDGRDENMEANKKRYAQKTDARTLADVVNGADVFLGCSTAGVLTADMVKTMADRPLILALANPEPEIRPEIAKAARPDCIIATGRSDYPNQVNNVLCFPFIFRGAMDAGASRITEEMKLACVKAIADLAQAEQNDEVARAYAGQELSFGPEYIIPKPFDPRLIVQIAPAVAQAAADSGVAARPIEDIEAYRQKLMGFVYHSGQLMRPLFAQAKKAPKRVIYADGEDERVLRAVQTVADEKLAFPILIGRPAVIEMRIQKAGLRLVAGQHFEIVDPEDDSRFNETWNAYYQLKGREGVTPAIAKAMIRKHNTLIGAMLLRRGDADALLCGVASKYDNQLKYIDEIIGKKEGQTYAALNVLMLPDQTLFVTDTHVNENPSADEVASITIQAADEMLRFGVVPKIALLSHSNFGSRVTESSRKMAAARKIVQDRAPDLEVDGEMHADAALSEKIRVLAYPDSTLKGRANLLVMPNLDTGNITYNMLKMTGSNGVAMGPILLGAARPVHILTTSATVRRIVNMTALAVVDAQQEAAEEAKKRRR; translated from the coding sequence ATGGACGAAACTCTTACCAAACTGGCGTTGGACTACCACGCCTATCCCACTCCCGGCAAAATCTCGGTCACCCCGACCAAGACCCTGGCCAACCAGGACGACCTGTCCCTGGCCTACTCCCCCGGCGTGGCTGCGGCCTGCATGGCCATTTTCGACCAGGGCGATGACGCGGCGTCCAAGTACACGTCGCGCGGCAACCTCGTGGGCGTGATCACCAACGGCACCGCCGTGCTGGGCCTGGGCAACATCGGCCCCTTGGCCGCCAAGCCCGTGATGGAAGGCAAGGGTTGCCTCTTCAAGAAATTCGCCGGCATCGACGTGTTCGACATCGAACTCGCCGAAAACGACCCGGACAAGCTGGTCGACATCATCGCCGCGCTGGAACCCACGCTGGGCGGCGTCAACCTTGAAGACATCAAGGCGCCCGAGTGCTTCTACATCGAAAAGAAGCTGCGCGAGCGCATGAAGATCCCCGTCTTCCACGACGACCAGCACGGCACCGCCATCATCTCGTCGGCCGCCATCCTGAACGGCCTGAAGGTCGTGAACAAGGACATCGGCTCGGTCAAGCTGGCGTGCTCGGGCGCCGGCGCCGCCGCCATCGCCTGCCTGGACCTCCTGGTCCACCTGGGCATCAAGCGCGAAAACATCTTCGTGGTGGACTCGCGCGGCGTCATCTGGGACGGCCGCGACGAGAACATGGAAGCCAACAAGAAGCGCTACGCGCAAAAGACCGACGCGCGCACGCTCGCCGACGTGGTCAATGGCGCCGACGTGTTCCTGGGCTGCTCCACCGCCGGCGTGCTGACAGCCGACATGGTCAAGACCATGGCCGACCGTCCGCTGATCCTGGCCCTGGCCAACCCGGAACCAGAAATCCGCCCCGAAATCGCCAAGGCCGCGCGCCCGGACTGCATCATTGCGACCGGCCGCTCGGACTACCCGAACCAGGTCAACAACGTCCTGTGCTTCCCCTTCATCTTCCGCGGCGCCATGGATGCCGGCGCCTCGCGCATCACCGAGGAAATGAAGCTGGCGTGCGTCAAGGCCATCGCCGATCTGGCGCAGGCCGAGCAGAACGATGAAGTCGCCCGCGCCTACGCCGGCCAGGAACTGTCGTTCGGCCCCGAATACATCATCCCGAAGCCGTTCGACCCGCGCCTGATCGTGCAGATCGCCCCGGCCGTGGCGCAGGCTGCCGCCGACTCCGGCGTCGCCGCCCGTCCCATCGAAGACATCGAAGCCTACCGCCAGAAGCTGATGGGCTTCGTCTACCACTCGGGCCAGCTGATGCGTCCGCTGTTCGCCCAGGCCAAGAAGGCGCCCAAGCGCGTCATCTATGCCGACGGCGAAGACGAACGCGTCCTGCGCGCCGTGCAGACGGTGGCCGACGAAAAGCTGGCGTTCCCGATCCTGATCGGCCGTCCCGCCGTCATCGAGATGCGCATCCAGAAGGCCGGCCTGCGCCTCGTCGCCGGCCAGCACTTCGAGATCGTCGACCCTGAAGACGACAGCCGCTTCAACGAAACGTGGAATGCGTACTACCAGCTCAAGGGCCGTGAAGGCGTGACGCCGGCCATCGCCAAGGCGATGATCCGCAAGCACAACACGCTGATCGGCGCGATGCTGCTGCGCCGTGGCGATGCCGACGCGCTGCTGTGCGGCGTGGCCAGCAAGTACGACAACCAGCTCAAGTACATCGACGAAATCATCGGCAAGAAGGAAGGCCAGACGTACGCCGCCCTGAACGTGCTGATGCTGCCCGACCAGACGCTGTTCGTCACCGACACGCACGTCAACGAAAACCCGTCGGCCGACGAAGTCGCCAGCATCACCATCCAGGCTGCTGACGAAATGCTGCGTTTCGGCGTGGTGCCGAAGATCGCCTTGCTGTCGCACTCGAACTTCGGCAGCCGCGTCACGGAATCGTCGCGCAAGATGGCCGCCGCGCGCAAGATCGTGCAAGACCGCGCGCCCGACCTCGAAGTCGACGGCGAAATGCACGCTGATGCCGCCCTGTCCGAAAAGATCCGCGTCCTGGCCTACCCGGACAGCACGCTGAAGGGCCGCGCCAACCTCCTGGTCATGCCCAACCTGGACACCGGCAACATCACGTACAACATGCTGAAGATGACCGGCAGCAATGGCGTCGCGATGGGTCCGATCCTGCTGGGCGCCGCGCGTCCCGTGCACATCCTGACCACCAGCGCCACCGTGCGGCGCATCGTCAACATGACGGCGCTGGCCGTGGTTGATGCACAGCAGGAAGCCGCCGAAGAAGCCAAGAAGCGCCGCCGCTGA
- the mdeB gene encoding alpha-ketoglutarate dehydrogenase — MLDPRQPLPGTALPDDADPAETAEWREALQSLLEADGADRAGYVLDSVLGHAASLGLRANSQTRTAYLNTIPADQEPPFPGNLAVEERIARINRWNALAMVVRANQAHGELGGHIASYASAADLFEVGFNHFFHARSDGNPGDIVYLQPHSAPGVYARAFLEGFLGEDDLAHFRQEITATTRGLRGLSSYPHPWLMPDFWQFPTGSMGIGPINAIYQARFMRYLEHRSLVPGADRKVWGIFGDGEMDEPESIAALTLAAREKLDNLIFVVNCNLQRLDGPVRGNGRIIDELETLYAGAGWNVIKLVWGSDWDALLRRDTGGALARAFANTVDGQFQTFAANDGAFNRAHFFNQNPELAALVADWSDEAIDRLHRGGHDMVKIHAAYHRAARHRGQPTVILAQTKKGFGMGTAGQGKMTTHQQKKLDDEALLAFRDRFALPISDADCLALKFYRPADDSAEMRHLQARRAALGGYIPRRNAEAPRLAPPDADQWARFALAADGKEMSSTMAIVRMLTALLKDATVGPRIVPIVADEARTFGMANLFRQIGIYSAQGQLYEPEDIGSVLYYREARDGQILEEGITEAGAISSWTAAGTSYSVNGLPMLPFYIYYSMFGFQRIGDLIWAAADQRARGFLIGATSGRTTLGGEGLQHQDGSSHIMAATVPNCRAYDPAYAYEVAVLVEHGMHRMLDEQRDEFFYLTVTNENLAQPGMPQDPATREGILRGLYRLRPARGKAQVRLLAAGPMLREAELAATRLHDDFGVDAEVWSVTSFSELARNGRQAERARVLGLDAPADQDWVRACLGDSDAPVIGASDYVRAVPEQIRAFVTAPYRTLGTDGFGRSDTRARLRDFFEVSADWIALYALDSLGRQDDARALRESLNAGSRQAPPWDV, encoded by the coding sequence ATGCTCGACCCTCGCCAGCCTCTTCCCGGAACGGCCCTCCCAGACGACGCCGACCCCGCAGAAACCGCCGAATGGCGCGAAGCGCTGCAGTCCCTGCTGGAGGCGGACGGGGCCGATCGTGCCGGCTATGTGCTGGACAGCGTGCTGGGCCATGCCGCCTCGCTCGGCCTGCGCGCCAACAGCCAGACCCGCACCGCCTACCTGAACACCATTCCCGCCGACCAGGAACCGCCCTTCCCCGGCAACCTGGCCGTCGAAGAGCGCATCGCCCGCATCAACCGCTGGAACGCGCTGGCCATGGTCGTGCGCGCCAACCAGGCGCATGGCGAGCTGGGCGGCCACATCGCCAGCTACGCGTCGGCCGCCGACCTGTTCGAAGTCGGCTTCAACCATTTCTTCCACGCGCGCTCGGACGGCAATCCCGGCGACATCGTCTACCTGCAGCCGCACTCGGCGCCCGGCGTCTACGCGCGCGCCTTCCTCGAAGGCTTTCTGGGCGAGGACGACCTGGCGCACTTCCGCCAGGAAATCACCGCCACCACGCGCGGCCTGCGCGGCCTGTCGTCCTACCCGCACCCGTGGCTGATGCCGGACTTCTGGCAATTCCCCACCGGATCCATGGGCATCGGCCCCATCAACGCGATCTACCAGGCGCGCTTCATGCGCTACCTGGAGCACCGATCGCTGGTGCCCGGCGCCGACCGCAAGGTGTGGGGCATCTTTGGCGACGGCGAAATGGACGAGCCCGAATCCATTGCGGCGCTCACACTGGCCGCGCGCGAAAAGCTCGACAACCTGATCTTCGTCGTCAACTGCAACCTCCAACGCCTGGACGGCCCGGTGCGCGGCAACGGCCGCATCATCGACGAGCTGGAAACCCTGTACGCCGGCGCGGGCTGGAACGTCATCAAGCTGGTCTGGGGCAGCGACTGGGACGCGCTGCTGCGCCGGGACACGGGCGGCGCGCTGGCCCGCGCCTTCGCCAACACGGTGGACGGCCAGTTCCAGACCTTCGCGGCCAACGACGGCGCCTTCAACCGCGCCCATTTCTTCAACCAGAATCCGGAACTCGCCGCGCTGGTGGCCGACTGGTCGGACGAGGCCATCGACCGGCTGCACCGGGGCGGCCACGACATGGTGAAGATCCACGCGGCCTACCACCGCGCCGCGCGCCACCGCGGCCAGCCCACCGTCATCCTCGCGCAAACCAAGAAGGGGTTCGGCATGGGGACGGCCGGCCAGGGCAAGATGACCACCCACCAGCAGAAAAAGCTGGACGACGAGGCGCTCCTCGCCTTCCGCGACCGCTTCGCCCTGCCGATTTCCGATGCCGACTGCCTGGCGCTCAAGTTCTACCGGCCCGCCGACGACAGCGCCGAGATGCGCCACCTGCAGGCCCGCCGCGCCGCGCTGGGCGGCTACATCCCGCGCCGCAACGCCGAGGCCCCGCGGCTCGCGCCCCCGGACGCGGACCAATGGGCGCGCTTCGCTCTGGCCGCCGACGGCAAGGAAATGTCGTCCACGATGGCCATCGTGCGCATGCTCACCGCGCTGCTCAAGGACGCCACCGTGGGCCCGCGCATCGTGCCCATCGTCGCCGACGAAGCCCGCACCTTCGGCATGGCCAACCTGTTCCGGCAGATCGGCATCTACTCCGCGCAGGGCCAGCTCTACGAACCCGAGGACATCGGCTCGGTGCTGTACTACCGCGAGGCCCGCGACGGCCAGATCCTCGAAGAAGGCATCACCGAGGCCGGCGCCATCTCGTCCTGGACCGCGGCCGGCACCAGCTATTCGGTCAACGGCCTGCCGATGCTGCCCTTCTATATCTATTACTCGATGTTCGGATTCCAGCGCATCGGGGACCTGATCTGGGCCGCCGCCGACCAGCGCGCCCGGGGCTTCCTGATCGGCGCCACGTCGGGCCGCACAACGCTGGGCGGCGAGGGCCTGCAACACCAGGACGGCTCCAGCCACATCATGGCCGCCACCGTCCCCAACTGCCGCGCCTACGACCCCGCCTACGCCTACGAGGTCGCCGTCCTCGTCGAACACGGCATGCACCGCATGCTGGACGAACAGCGCGACGAATTCTTCTACCTGACCGTCACGAACGAAAACCTGGCGCAGCCCGGCATGCCCCAGGACCCGGCCACGCGCGAAGGCATCCTGCGCGGCCTGTACCGGCTGCGGCCCGCGCGCGGCAAGGCGCAGGTGCGCCTGTTGGCGGCCGGTCCCATGCTGCGCGAGGCCGAGCTGGCCGCCACGCGCCTGCACGACGACTTCGGGGTGGACGCCGAGGTCTGGAGCGTCACCAGCTTTTCCGAGCTCGCCCGCAACGGGCGGCAGGCCGAGCGCGCCCGCGTGCTAGGCCTGGACGCCCCGGCGGACCAGGACTGGGTGCGCGCGTGCCTGGGCGACAGCGACGCGCCGGTGATCGGCGCCAGCGACTACGTGCGCGCCGTGCCCGAACAGATCCGTGCGTTCGTCACCGCGCCCTACCGCACGCTGGGCACCGACGGGTTCGGGCGCAGCGACACCCGGGCGAGGTTGCGCGATTTCTTCGAGGTGAGCGCGGACTGGATCGCGCTGTACGCCCTGGACAGCCTGGGCAGACAGGACGATGCGCGCGCGCTGCGCGAATCCCTGAATGCCGGCAGCCGCCAGGCGCCGCCTTGGGACGTCTGA
- a CDS encoding OPT family oligopeptide transporter — MTEPIRVPPEVTLPELTFRGVLLGALITVIFTASNVFLGLKVGLTFSSAIPAAVISMSVLRMFKDANILENNMVQTQASAAGTLSAIIFILPALVMMGHWQGFPFWQTLGICAAGGMLGVMFTIPLRHVMVVQSNLPYPEGVAAAEILRVGSAERAQDEPQNAAGASAKPAATGMGDIVAGGIAAAVVSFAANGLRVLGDSVSGWFALGGAVFRLPMGFSLALLGAGYLIGIVAGLAMLTGLVIAWGIAVPILSAMGDMPAGATLASYATGLWSSQVRFIGAGVIAVGAIWTLATLFVPMARGVKASFSALTREGAARAGAAPRTERDLSAGWISAVTLVLVAILVFTFQVFLSGTPLSSGAIWKLVAYAVLFAFVFGFLVAAACGYMAGLVGSSTSPISGVGIVAIVLVSVLMLGVGGDLMALENGVQMAIALAIFSTSAVVAVASISNDNLQDLKTGWLVGATPWRQQVALLIGCVVGAAVISPVLELLYNAYGFADAMPREGMDPSQALSAPQATLMLAITRGIFTHQLNWTMILIGMAVGVALIAVDEILKRTCKVARIPVLAVGIGIYLPPTVAAPIVAGALLAWLLEGALRRRAAAAGQPYDSYAEAANRRGVLIASGLIVGESLVGVLMAAIIGAAGSEAPLAIVGDDFAGMASYLGLAVFVMVAVLFWRRVMRLA, encoded by the coding sequence ATGACTGAGCCCATCCGCGTCCCGCCGGAGGTCACGCTGCCGGAGCTGACGTTCCGCGGCGTCCTGCTCGGCGCGCTGATCACCGTCATCTTCACCGCCTCGAATGTGTTCCTGGGGCTGAAGGTGGGCCTGACGTTTTCCTCCGCCATTCCGGCGGCGGTCATCTCGATGTCGGTCCTGCGCATGTTCAAGGACGCCAATATCCTTGAAAACAACATGGTGCAGACGCAGGCCTCGGCGGCCGGCACGCTGTCGGCCATCATCTTCATCCTGCCGGCGCTGGTCATGATGGGCCACTGGCAGGGCTTTCCGTTCTGGCAGACGCTGGGCATCTGCGCGGCCGGCGGCATGCTGGGCGTGATGTTCACGATTCCGCTGCGTCACGTGATGGTGGTGCAAAGCAATCTGCCGTATCCGGAAGGCGTGGCGGCGGCCGAGATTCTGCGCGTCGGCAGCGCCGAGCGCGCGCAGGACGAGCCGCAGAACGCCGCAGGCGCCTCGGCCAAACCCGCCGCCACCGGCATGGGCGACATCGTCGCCGGCGGCATCGCGGCGGCCGTGGTCAGCTTTGCCGCCAACGGTCTGCGGGTGCTGGGTGATAGCGTCAGCGGCTGGTTTGCATTGGGCGGCGCGGTGTTCCGGCTGCCGATGGGCTTTTCGCTGGCGCTGCTGGGCGCCGGCTACCTGATCGGCATCGTTGCGGGGCTGGCCATGCTGACGGGCCTGGTGATTGCGTGGGGCATCGCGGTGCCCATCCTGAGCGCCATGGGCGACATGCCCGCCGGCGCGACGCTGGCGTCGTACGCCACCGGTTTGTGGTCCTCGCAGGTGCGCTTCATTGGCGCGGGCGTGATCGCCGTGGGCGCGATCTGGACCCTGGCGACGCTGTTCGTGCCGATGGCGCGCGGCGTGAAGGCCTCTTTTTCAGCATTGACCCGCGAAGGCGCCGCCCGCGCCGGGGCCGCGCCGCGCACCGAGCGCGACCTGTCGGCTGGCTGGATCTCGGCGGTGACGCTGGTGCTGGTGGCGATTCTGGTCTTCACGTTCCAGGTGTTTCTGTCCGGCACGCCGCTGTCGTCCGGCGCCATCTGGAAGCTCGTTGCGTACGCGGTGCTGTTCGCGTTTGTGTTCGGCTTTCTGGTGGCGGCCGCCTGCGGCTACATGGCCGGCCTGGTGGGCTCGTCGACAAGCCCCATCTCCGGCGTGGGCATCGTCGCCATCGTGCTGGTGTCGGTGCTGATGCTGGGCGTGGGCGGCGATCTGATGGCGCTGGAGAACGGCGTGCAGATGGCGATCGCGTTGGCGATCTTCAGCACGTCGGCCGTGGTGGCGGTGGCGTCCATTTCGAACGACAACCTGCAGGACCTGAAGACCGGCTGGCTGGTGGGCGCCACGCCGTGGCGCCAGCAGGTCGCGCTGCTGATCGGCTGCGTGGTCGGCGCGGCGGTGATCTCGCCGGTGCTGGAGCTGCTGTACAACGCGTACGGATTCGCAGATGCGATGCCGCGCGAGGGCATGGACCCGTCGCAGGCGCTGTCCGCACCGCAGGCCACGCTGATGCTGGCGATCACGCGCGGCATCTTCACCCATCAGCTCAACTGGACCATGATCCTGATCGGCATGGCCGTCGGGGTGGCGCTGATTGCGGTGGATGAAATCCTGAAGCGCACGTGCAAAGTCGCGCGCATTCCCGTGCTGGCGGTGGGCATCGGCATCTACCTGCCGCCGACCGTGGCCGCGCCCATCGTGGCGGGCGCGCTGCTGGCGTGGCTGCTGGAAGGGGCCCTGCGCCGCCGCGCCGCCGCCGCCGGTCAGCCCTACGACAGTTATGCCGAAGCGGCCAACCGCCGCGGCGTGCTGATCGCCTCTGGCCTGATCGTGGGCGAGAGCCTGGTGGGCGTGCTGATGGCCGCGATCATCGGGGCGGCGGGGTCCGAGGCGCCGCTGGCGATCGTCGGCGATGACTTCGCCGGCATGGCGTCCTACCTGGGGCTGGCCGTGTTTGTCATGGTGGCGGTGCTGTTCTGGCGGCGGGTGATGCGGCTGGCTTAG
- a CDS encoding M20 family metallopeptidase, translating to MTDYARLDAWVDAHFDEEVRFLQELVRVPTDTPPGNNAPHAVRTAALLQGFGIEAEAHPVPAQAVQDYGMQSITNLIVRREYGDEGPRIALNAHGDVVPPGDGWTHDPYGAEIDNGNLYGRAAAVSKSDFASFTFAVRALEAVAKPSRGAVELHFTYDEEFGGLLGPGWLLAQGLTRPDLLIAAGFSYEVVTAHNGCLQMEVTVHGKMAHAAIPSSGVDALQGAVALLNALYAQNAQYRKITSQVPGISHPYLNVGRIEGGTNTNVVPGKVSFKLDRRMIPEENAAEVEADIRRIIEETAASCPGISVDIKRLLLANSMRPLPGAQPLVQAIQKHGEAVFGEPIPAMGTPLYTDVRLYAEAGIPGVIYGAGPRTVLESHAKRSDERINLEDLRRATKVIARTLADLLQPGTGV from the coding sequence ATGACCGATTACGCCCGACTCGACGCCTGGGTGGACGCCCATTTCGACGAAGAAGTCCGCTTCCTGCAGGAACTGGTGCGCGTGCCCACCGACACGCCGCCCGGCAACAACGCGCCGCACGCGGTGCGCACCGCGGCACTGCTGCAGGGCTTTGGCATTGAAGCCGAAGCGCATCCCGTGCCCGCGCAGGCCGTGCAGGACTACGGCATGCAGTCCATCACCAACCTCATCGTGCGGCGCGAATACGGCGATGAGGGCCCGCGCATCGCGCTCAATGCCCACGGCGACGTGGTGCCGCCCGGCGACGGCTGGACGCACGATCCTTATGGCGCCGAGATCGACAACGGCAACCTCTACGGTCGCGCCGCCGCGGTCAGCAAGAGCGACTTCGCCAGCTTCACGTTCGCCGTGCGGGCGCTGGAAGCCGTCGCCAAGCCGTCCCGCGGCGCGGTGGAACTGCACTTCACGTATGACGAGGAATTCGGCGGCCTGCTCGGTCCCGGCTGGCTGCTCGCACAGGGGCTTACGCGTCCCGACCTCCTGATCGCGGCCGGCTTCAGCTATGAAGTCGTCACCGCGCACAACGGCTGCCTGCAGATGGAGGTAACGGTGCACGGCAAGATGGCTCACGCCGCCATTCCCAGCAGCGGCGTCGACGCCTTGCAGGGCGCCGTCGCGCTGTTAAATGCGTTGTATGCGCAGAACGCGCAGTACCGCAAGATCACGTCGCAGGTGCCGGGCATTTCGCATCCGTACCTGAACGTGGGGCGGATCGAAGGCGGCACCAACACGAACGTGGTGCCCGGCAAGGTCAGCTTCAAGCTGGACCGCCGCATGATCCCGGAAGAAAACGCCGCCGAGGTCGAGGCCGACATCCGGCGCATCATCGAGGAAACCGCAGCGTCATGCCCCGGCATTTCGGTGGACATCAAACGGCTGCTGCTGGCCAATTCGATGCGTCCGCTACCCGGCGCGCAGCCGCTGGTGCAGGCCATACAGAAACACGGCGAGGCCGTGTTCGGTGAACCCATCCCCGCGATGGGCACGCCGCTGTACACCGACGTGCGGTTGTACGCCGAAGCCGGCATCCCCGGCGTGATCTACGGCGCGGGCCCGCGCACGGTGCTGGAATCCCACGCCAAACGTAGCGACGAACGCATCAACCTGGAAGACCTGCGCCGCGCGACGAAAGTCATCGCACGTACGCTGGCCGACCTGCTGCAACCGGGCACGGGTGTCTGA
- the puuE gene encoding allantoinase PuuE has protein sequence MPVYDTTLPYPRDLVGYGRNPPHAQWPGNARIAVQFVLNYEEGGENSVLHGDAGSEQFLSEMFNPASYPDRHLSMESIYEYGSRAGVWRILREFEKRQLPLTVFGVGMALQRHPDLTAAFVELGHEIACHGWRWIHYQDVDEATEREHMRLAIDAITTLTGTRPLGWYTGRDSPRTRRLVADDGGFEYDSDYYGDDLPFWMRVRKTDGSTAPQLIVPYTLDCNDMRFALPQGYSHADPFFQYLKDSFDALYAEGDEAPKMLSIGMHCRLLGRPGRIAALQRFLDHIARHDRVWVCRRLDIARHWKATHPYPSDR, from the coding sequence ATGCCCGTCTACGACACCACGCTGCCCTATCCCCGCGACCTCGTCGGCTACGGACGCAATCCGCCCCACGCGCAATGGCCGGGCAACGCGCGGATTGCCGTGCAGTTCGTGCTGAATTACGAAGAAGGCGGCGAGAACAGCGTGCTGCATGGCGACGCCGGATCCGAGCAGTTCCTGTCCGAAATGTTCAACCCGGCCAGCTATCCGGACCGGCATCTCAGCATGGAAAGCATCTACGAATACGGGTCGCGGGCGGGCGTGTGGCGCATCCTGCGCGAATTCGAGAAGCGGCAACTGCCGCTGACGGTATTCGGCGTCGGCATGGCCCTGCAACGCCATCCCGATCTGACGGCTGCCTTCGTGGAACTGGGCCATGAGATCGCCTGCCACGGCTGGCGCTGGATCCACTACCAGGACGTCGACGAAGCCACCGAACGCGAGCACATGCGGCTGGCCATCGATGCCATCACCACGCTGACGGGCACGCGCCCACTGGGCTGGTACACCGGACGCGACAGCCCGCGCACGCGCAGGCTGGTCGCCGACGACGGCGGATTCGAGTACGACAGCGATTACTACGGCGACGACCTGCCCTTCTGGATGCGGGTGCGCAAGACCGATGGCTCGACCGCGCCGCAACTCATCGTGCCCTACACGCTGGACTGCAACGACATGCGCTTCGCGCTGCCGCAGGGCTATTCGCACGCCGATCCCTTCTTCCAGTACCTGAAGGACAGCTTCGACGCGCTCTACGCCGAAGGCGACGAGGCGCCCAAGATGCTCAGCATCGGCATGCACTGCCGTCTGCTGGGCCGGCCCGGACGCATCGCCGCCCTGCAACGCTTTCTGGATCACATCGCGCGCCACGACCGCGTCTGGGTCTGCCGCCGGCTGGACATCGCGCGCCACTGGAAAGCCACGCATCCCTACCCCTCCGACCGTTGA